Proteins encoded together in one Porites lutea chromosome 2, jaPorLute2.1, whole genome shotgun sequence window:
- the LOC140926986 gene encoding transmembrane protein 199-like gives MAVDVHVVLTKHIQDAILEAIRRNSVPQDLEKQLSKYTKDFTEAKELDKREKKVAIPFKLVKQLWECLRGNTDKDSKLYLHELLAGSEVYVEPLKLPERSPELIARLKKLKAEQERAEYDRMVSNVDRKWHQSNGMQLGQEVRSVSKQLASIINFLLSIMATFAFGFIASQYAFPSIAMRVIIGIVLAFIVAIAELYFMARVEI, from the exons ATGGCGGTCGATGTACATGTGGTGCTAACGAAGCACATCCAAGATGCCATTTTAGAAGCTATTAGACGCAACTCAGTTCCACAGGATCTCGAGAAACAATTATCAAAATATACGAAGGACTTTACAGAAGCGAAAGAATTAGATAAAAGGGAGAAAAAAGTGGCCATTCCGTTCAAGTTAGTCAAACAACTTTGGGAATGTCTTCGAGGGAATACCG ATAAAGATTCAAAACTATACTTGCATGAGCTGCTGGCAGGAAGTGAAGTTTATGTTGAACCTTTAAAGTTACCAGAAAGG AGTCCAGAACTTATAGCTCGTCTGAAAAAGCTAAAAGCAGAGCAAGAAAGGGCAGAGTATGACAGGATGGTTTCAAATGTTGATAGAAAG TGGCACCAAAGTAATGGAATGCAACTGGGACAGGAAG TTCGCTCTGTCAGCAAGCAGTTGGCCTCTATAATCAACTTTCTTTTGTCAATAATGGCAACATTTGCATTTGGGTTTATCGCATCTCAGTATGCCTTTCCCTCCATTGCTATG agAGTGATCATAGGGATTGTGCTGGCCTTCATCGTAGCCATTGCAGAATTGTATTTTATGGCCAGAGTGGAAATTTGA
- the LOC140926985 gene encoding uncharacterized protein isoform X1 — protein MESVSTRCMIDIACDLCRDWKKFGYVNGLSKEVEQIDQDYRKNVFEQSYRILQVWKQKNGSRANYQELGKSFRSGTLLRMDLVEKYCEGRNQSTSKTEILEKGHLRTGKVSDTDIVAISNELGAKWIWVGRLLGLEDTDLDDIKENNGSLFECSHTMLRSWMQRSSSQLATYEWLAQALSHTAVGKGLIAQKYCIQDIRESQGGASVSLGGEDIQQLNEKMETLQVCNPTESASKLDDDGVGSVEKMNDSAIGSRNPLPVPDDCIRKKFISSLPYKVLGALVVKLDPPCELGGDFKDLADKMGFNMDEILYLKSLKNPTETILKRCSSRSIEDLCNKLNVIGRADARLVIDGWIKAQVCKCTLCVTMS, from the exons ATGGAGTCTGTCTCCACTCGATGTATGATCGACATTGCTTGTGATTTGTGTCGTGATTGGAAAAAGTTCGGTTACGTAAATGGCCTGTCAAAGGAAGTTGAGCAAATTGATCAAGATTACAGGAAGAATGTGTTTGAACAGTCGTACAGAATTCTACAAGTTTGGAAGCAAAAAAATGGATCCAGGGCAAATTATCAAGAGCTGGGAAAATCGTTTAGATCAGGAACACTGTTACGCATGGATTTAGTGGAAAAATATTGTGAAGGAAGAAACCAAAGCACCTCTAAAACAG AAATCTTAGAGAAGGGTCATTTGAGGACGGGGAAGGTGTCAGACACCGATATAGTGGCAATTTCAAATGAGCTTGGTGCTAAGTGGATATGGGTTGGACGCTTGCTTGGGCTGGAGGATACCGACCTTGATgatattaaagaaaataatggGAGTCTCTTTGAATGTTCTCACACAATGCTACGTTCCTGGATGCAGAGAAGTTCATCTCAGCTGGCAACATATGAGTGGCTTGCCCAAGCATTAAGCCACACAGCAGTAGGCAAGGGTTTAATTGCTCAAAAGTACTGCATTCAAGATATCAGAGAGTCCCAAGGAG GTGCATCTGTTTCTCTTGGGGGAGAAGACATTCAGCAACTTAATGAAAAAATGGAGACATTACAAGTCTGCAATCCAACAGAAAGTGCAAGTAAGCTTGATGATGATGGAGTAGGGAGtgttgaaaaaatgaatgacaGCGCAATAG GTTCAAGAAACCCTCTACCGGTGCCAGATGATTGCATACGAAAGAAGTTTATTTCCAGTCTACCCTATAAGGTTTTGGGAGCCTTGGTTGTCAAGCTAGACCCCCCATGCGAATTAGGAGGAGACTTCAAAGATCTCGCTGACAAAATGGGATTTAACATGGATGAGatattgtatttaaaatcaCTGAAGAATCCCACAGAAACTATTCTAAAACGTTGTTCCTCACGTTCTATAGAAGATCTTTGTAACAAGCTGAACGTGATTGGACGAGCAGATGCTAGGTTGGTGATTGATGGATGGATCAAGGCACAAGTTTGTAAATGTACATTGTGCGTAACCATGAGTTAA
- the LOC140926985 gene encoding uncharacterized protein isoform X2, translated as MESVSTRCMIDIACDLCRDWKKFGYVNGLSKEVEQIDQDYRKNVFEQSYRILQVWKQKNGSRANYQELGKSFRSGTLLRMDLVEKYCEGRNQSTSKTEILEKGHLRTGKVSDTDIVAISNELGAKWIWVGRLLGLEDTDLDDIKENNGSLFECSHTMLRSWMQRSSSQLATYEWLAQALSHTAVGKGLIAQKYCIQDIRESQGGASVSLGGEDIQQLNEKMETLQVCNPTESASKLDDDGVGSVEKMNDSAIGLFKKPSTGAR; from the exons ATGGAGTCTGTCTCCACTCGATGTATGATCGACATTGCTTGTGATTTGTGTCGTGATTGGAAAAAGTTCGGTTACGTAAATGGCCTGTCAAAGGAAGTTGAGCAAATTGATCAAGATTACAGGAAGAATGTGTTTGAACAGTCGTACAGAATTCTACAAGTTTGGAAGCAAAAAAATGGATCCAGGGCAAATTATCAAGAGCTGGGAAAATCGTTTAGATCAGGAACACTGTTACGCATGGATTTAGTGGAAAAATATTGTGAAGGAAGAAACCAAAGCACCTCTAAAACAG AAATCTTAGAGAAGGGTCATTTGAGGACGGGGAAGGTGTCAGACACCGATATAGTGGCAATTTCAAATGAGCTTGGTGCTAAGTGGATATGGGTTGGACGCTTGCTTGGGCTGGAGGATACCGACCTTGATgatattaaagaaaataatggGAGTCTCTTTGAATGTTCTCACACAATGCTACGTTCCTGGATGCAGAGAAGTTCATCTCAGCTGGCAACATATGAGTGGCTTGCCCAAGCATTAAGCCACACAGCAGTAGGCAAGGGTTTAATTGCTCAAAAGTACTGCATTCAAGATATCAGAGAGTCCCAAGGAG GTGCATCTGTTTCTCTTGGGGGAGAAGACATTCAGCAACTTAATGAAAAAATGGAGACATTACAAGTCTGCAATCCAACAGAAAGTGCAAGTAAGCTTGATGATGATGGAGTAGGGAGtgttgaaaaaatgaatgacaGCGCAATAGGTTT GTTCAAGAAACCCTCTACCGGTGCCAGATGA